The following coding sequences are from one Halomonas sp. HAL1 window:
- a CDS encoding DUF3455 domain-containing protein — translation MTLHHLTRATLAATLIASFSHAALAETPADVQVPNGNTIALETVGVGAITYMCETKDDGNMGWVFKGPHAALNDSDGSQVGSYYGPPATWEALDGSKITGTQLATAANGDGNIPLQLVEANPAEGEGAMTGVSYIQRLNTQGGVAPDVACDMDHDGATAVVTYQADYIFWAAE, via the coding sequence ATGACACTTCATCATCTAACGCGCGCTACCTTGGCCGCCACTCTGATTGCATCCTTCAGTCATGCCGCTTTGGCTGAAACGCCTGCGGACGTTCAAGTGCCGAACGGCAACACCATCGCCCTCGAAACGGTTGGCGTTGGCGCTATTACTTACATGTGCGAAACCAAGGACGACGGCAATATGGGCTGGGTATTCAAAGGCCCACACGCTGCGCTAAATGATAGCGATGGTAGTCAAGTGGGTAGCTATTATGGCCCGCCAGCCACATGGGAAGCGCTGGACGGATCAAAAATCACCGGCACCCAGCTAGCCACAGCCGCTAATGGCGATGGCAACATTCCGCTCCAGCTTGTTGAAGCCAACCCTGCTGAAGGCGAAGGCGCAATGACGGGCGTTAGCTATATTCAGCGCTTGAACACCCAAGGTGGTGTCGCTCCTGACGTAGCTTGCGACATGGATCACGACGGTGCAACCGCCGTTGTTACCTATCAAGCGGATTACATCTTCTGGGCGGCTGAATAA
- the cra gene encoding catabolite repressor/activator → MTLADIARLAGVSRTTASYVINGQAEQRRISVATIEKVMAVVRQHRYHIDPQAAALRRGASRLLGLIVPDLENISYARLAKRLERGAREQGYQLLIVSSDDCAESERALALALRAQRCEVLITASCLPSDDTFYADLVDEGWCVVGMDRGLNPALFSSVVSNDCEAAEALTRSVIGGATKRVAWLEAMPNLSISRERRGGFQAALSGTEVVPLILSGVSYERSEGARLAARLLDEEGGADALVTASYTLLEGVFDVFLERGGLPENIRLATFGDHRLLDFLPQPVNSALQDYDRIAALTLNCALAALDGHYECGLQVVARHLHTR, encoded by the coding sequence ATGACACTCGCCGATATTGCCCGGCTAGCCGGCGTCTCGCGCACGACCGCTAGCTACGTGATTAATGGCCAGGCCGAGCAGCGCCGTATTAGCGTGGCAACGATTGAGAAAGTGATGGCAGTAGTACGTCAGCACCGTTACCACATAGACCCGCAGGCGGCCGCTCTGCGTCGTGGGGCTAGCCGTCTGCTGGGCCTTATCGTGCCGGACCTGGAGAACATCAGTTATGCCCGGCTGGCGAAACGCCTGGAGCGTGGTGCGCGGGAGCAGGGCTATCAGTTGCTGATTGTCAGTTCGGATGACTGTGCAGAGAGCGAGCGAGCACTCGCCCTGGCGCTGCGTGCCCAGCGCTGTGAGGTGTTGATCACCGCCAGTTGTCTGCCCAGCGACGACACCTTCTACGCCGATCTGGTAGACGAGGGCTGGTGTGTGGTGGGCATGGATCGTGGCCTGAATCCCGCACTGTTTTCCAGCGTGGTGAGCAATGACTGCGAAGCGGCCGAGGCGTTGACACGCTCGGTAATCGGTGGGGCGACCAAACGTGTGGCGTGGCTGGAGGCAATGCCGAACCTGTCGATCAGCCGCGAACGGCGGGGCGGTTTCCAGGCGGCATTGAGTGGCACGGAGGTTGTGCCGCTGATCTTGAGTGGAGTGAGCTATGAGCGTAGCGAAGGGGCGCGCCTTGCAGCCCGGCTGTTGGATGAGGAGGGCGGCGCCGATGCACTGGTAACGGCGTCGTACACGCTGCTGGAAGGGGTCTTTGATGTGTTCTTGGAGCGTGGCGGCTTGCCAGAAAATATCCGTTTGGCCACCTTTGGCGATCACCGGCTGCTGGATTTTCTCCCCCAGCCGGTCAATTCAGCGTTGCAGGATTATGACCGGATTGCTGCGTTGACGCTGAACTGCGCGTTGGCCGCCTTGGACGGCCACTACGAGTGCGGGCTGCAGGTAGTTGCCCGCCACCTGCACACCCGCTGA
- a CDS encoding methylglyoxal synthase, with translation MSDAQPPRQAIRTLQARKRIALIAHDGKKVEMLEWATRWQSVLSQHELIGTGTTAGRLKTALGLDVEGLMSGPLGGDQQIGARIAEQRLDVLIFFWDPFSPQPHDPDVKALLRLAALWNVPVACNAATADFLLSSPYLGESYDMSIPDANAWAQARTV, from the coding sequence ATGAGTGATGCACAACCGCCCCGCCAAGCTATCCGCACTCTACAAGCACGCAAACGCATTGCACTGATTGCCCACGACGGCAAGAAGGTCGAAATGCTGGAGTGGGCGACCCGCTGGCAAAGCGTGCTCAGCCAGCATGAGCTGATCGGCACCGGCACCACCGCCGGGCGCTTGAAAACCGCGCTGGGACTCGACGTTGAAGGGTTGATGAGCGGGCCGTTGGGCGGCGACCAACAAATTGGTGCACGCATCGCCGAACAGCGCCTTGATGTACTGATTTTCTTTTGGGACCCCTTCTCGCCGCAGCCTCACGACCCCGACGTCAAGGCGCTGCTGCGCTTGGCCGCCCTGTGGAATGTGCCTGTTGCCTGCAATGCGGCCACCGCAGACTTCCTGCTTTCATCGCCCTATCTGGGCGAAAGCTACGATATGTCGATTCCGGATGCCAACGCTTGGGCCCAGGCCAGAACGGTCTAA
- a CDS encoding response regulator: MSSNQVRVLVIDDEPHIRHFLRISLASQGFQVIEAATGREGLEKLSAGASAPNADIVLLDLGLPDMDGQQVLDAIRQHYEVPVIIVSVRGHEAEKVRALDNGASDYVTKPFGIQELLARIRALLRRRANPSAQRFKHGGLVVDIAAHQVSLNNIAVHLTPKEFAVLAHLIACAGRVVTQTQLLRQIWGPTHQDDSHYLRIVVSKLRYKLGDDPQSPTLLQTEPGIGYRLSLEPDREDNSP, encoded by the coding sequence ATGAGCAGTAATCAAGTGCGAGTATTGGTCATCGATGACGAACCGCATATTCGCCACTTCTTGCGCATCAGCCTTGCCTCCCAGGGGTTCCAGGTGATCGAGGCCGCCACTGGTCGTGAAGGGCTGGAAAAACTCAGCGCCGGTGCATCTGCACCCAACGCGGACATCGTTCTGTTGGATCTTGGCCTACCCGATATGGACGGTCAGCAGGTACTCGATGCCATCCGCCAGCATTATGAAGTGCCCGTTATCATAGTTTCGGTTCGCGGGCACGAGGCAGAAAAAGTGCGTGCACTGGATAACGGTGCAAGCGACTACGTTACCAAGCCATTTGGTATCCAGGAGTTGTTGGCCCGTATTCGGGCATTATTAAGACGGCGCGCCAATCCCAGTGCTCAGCGATTCAAGCATGGTGGACTGGTGGTCGATATCGCCGCCCACCAAGTCAGTTTGAATAACATTGCGGTTCATTTAACGCCTAAGGAGTTTGCCGTTCTGGCCCATCTTATCGCTTGTGCTGGACGCGTCGTGACTCAGACCCAGCTACTTCGTCAGATCTGGGGCCCCACCCACCAGGACGACAGCCACTATTTGCGTATTGTGGTGAGCAAACTGCGCTACAAACTCGGCGACGATCCCCAGTCGCCTACCCTGTTACAAACAGAACCCGGCATTGGTTACCGGCTCTCCCTTGAGCCTGACCGTGAGGACAATAGCCCATGA
- the gap gene encoding type I glyceraldehyde-3-phosphate dehydrogenase, which yields MTIRVAINGFGRIGRNVLRALYENSYRDRVQVVAINDLGDPSLNSHLLRHDTVHGHFPFKVEHDNESITVDGDRIAISSERDPAQLPWSSMNIDLVMECTGLFTKREAAAKHITAGAKRVLISAPSPDADATIVYGVNDDILTAEHTVVSNASCTTNCLAPVAKALNDAVGIENGLMTTVHAYTNDQNLSDVYHSDPYRARSATHSMIPTKTGAAAAVGLVLPELAGKFDGLAVRVPVINVSLVDLTFTASRDTTKEEINAIVEKAAANSPVLAVNAEPLVSIDFNHDANSSTFDTNHTRVNGRLVKIMAWYDNEWGFSNRMLDTAIAMQKTA from the coding sequence ATGACAATAAGAGTTGCGATTAACGGGTTTGGCCGTATCGGCCGCAATGTACTGCGCGCCCTTTACGAGAACAGCTACCGCGACCGTGTACAGGTTGTCGCTATCAACGATTTGGGCGATCCTTCGCTGAACTCCCACCTGTTGCGTCACGACACCGTGCATGGCCACTTCCCTTTCAAGGTAGAGCATGACAACGAGAGCATCACGGTGGATGGTGATCGTATCGCGATCTCCTCCGAGCGTGACCCAGCACAGTTGCCGTGGTCGTCGATGAATATCGACCTGGTGATGGAGTGCACAGGGCTGTTTACCAAGCGTGAGGCGGCTGCCAAGCACATTACTGCTGGCGCCAAGCGGGTGCTTATTTCTGCGCCCAGCCCCGACGCCGATGCCACCATTGTATACGGCGTGAATGACGATATTCTAACCGCCGAGCATACGGTGGTTTCCAACGCCTCCTGCACCACCAACTGCCTGGCGCCGGTAGCAAAAGCGCTGAACGATGCGGTAGGGATCGAGAACGGTCTGATGACCACGGTGCACGCTTACACCAACGACCAGAACCTGTCGGATGTTTACCACTCTGACCCTTACCGCGCTCGTAGTGCGACCCACTCCATGATCCCGACCAAAACCGGGGCAGCAGCGGCGGTAGGTTTAGTATTGCCGGAACTGGCTGGCAAGTTCGATGGCTTGGCAGTTCGCGTGCCGGTGATCAACGTGTCGCTGGTGGACCTTACTTTCACCGCCAGCCGCGATACCACCAAAGAAGAAATTAATGCCATCGTCGAGAAGGCTGCTGCGAATTCGCCGGTGCTGGCGGTTAATGCCGAGCCGCTGGTCTCCATCGACTTCAATCACGATGCCAACTCATCCACCTTCGATACCAATCACACCCGTGTAAATGGTCGCTTGGTTAAGATTATGGCGTGGTACGACAACGAGTGGGGCTTCTCCAACCGCATGCTGGACACCGCCATTGCGATGCAGAAGACCGCTTAA
- a CDS encoding sigma-70 family RNA polymerase sigma factor codes for MSSEFDHAAVLAKCARGEHDALHQLYVHEGARLLGVVLRIVKDRGMAEDIVHDACLNIWQRADSFDPDKGSARTWIFSVARHLALNAIRYRDREITFDSDAPTELGQDEHFQHADVAEEAFDWQTGQRMDSCLKQLEPERRNCVLHAYVDGLSHAEIAAHTGAPLGTVKAWIKRSLLRLRECMA; via the coding sequence GTGTCTTCAGAATTTGATCATGCTGCTGTATTGGCTAAATGTGCCCGCGGCGAGCATGACGCTTTGCACCAACTCTACGTTCATGAAGGTGCCAGGCTTTTAGGTGTGGTACTACGAATCGTTAAAGATCGTGGCATGGCGGAAGATATTGTTCACGATGCCTGCCTAAATATTTGGCAACGCGCCGATAGTTTCGACCCTGACAAAGGATCTGCGCGAACATGGATATTTAGTGTCGCGCGTCACTTGGCATTAAATGCTATTCGTTACCGTGACCGTGAAATTACCTTCGATAGCGACGCCCCCACCGAATTAGGTCAGGACGAACATTTCCAGCACGCTGATGTTGCCGAAGAAGCCTTTGATTGGCAGACCGGCCAGCGGATGGATAGCTGTTTAAAGCAACTGGAGCCCGAGCGGCGTAACTGTGTACTTCACGCCTATGTCGATGGCCTCAGTCACGCGGAAATTGCTGCCCATACTGGGGCGCCCCTCGGTACCGTTAAAGCCTGGATAAAACGCAGTTTACTGCGCTTACGGGAGTGTATGGCATGA
- a CDS encoding anti-sigma factor, protein MTRPNDNEREDDHALAGEYVLGTLSLEQRKALEARLPNEPELQKAVMAWEERFLPYTAITDPVSPSDYLWPRIERSLKAREASAKRTSSVVVPPRPRRMLHSLPLWRGAAGFGLAAALVMGVMLANEVTEPTISTTPEYMVVLLAPQTQSAGWVVQASSRQEIELIPLGTFEVPEGKALEFWTKADEWQAPVSLGLVEPGQPIRMRLDQLPPLEDNQLFELTLEDETGSATGLPTGPIEFIGRAVEI, encoded by the coding sequence ATGACCCGCCCTAATGATAACGAACGCGAAGATGACCATGCCTTGGCGGGTGAATACGTGCTAGGCACACTGTCGTTAGAGCAGCGCAAAGCGCTGGAAGCTCGTTTGCCCAATGAGCCTGAACTGCAAAAAGCCGTGATGGCTTGGGAAGAGCGTTTCTTGCCCTATACCGCTATCACCGATCCGGTATCGCCCTCTGATTATTTATGGCCACGTATTGAGCGCAGCCTAAAGGCACGAGAAGCGTCCGCTAAACGTACCAGTTCTGTTGTTGTGCCTCCAAGGCCTCGGCGCATGCTACACAGCTTGCCACTTTGGCGTGGCGCTGCCGGGTTTGGCCTGGCGGCGGCGTTAGTCATGGGCGTAATGCTGGCAAATGAAGTCACTGAGCCAACTATTTCAACTACGCCCGAGTACATGGTGGTTCTGCTCGCGCCGCAAACTCAGTCAGCGGGCTGGGTAGTCCAGGCCTCATCGCGACAGGAAATAGAGCTGATCCCGCTGGGTACGTTCGAAGTGCCTGAAGGGAAGGCGCTAGAGTTCTGGACCAAGGCGGATGAGTGGCAGGCTCCGGTATCACTGGGGTTAGTCGAACCTGGTCAGCCCATTCGGATGCGCTTAGACCAGTTGCCGCCGCTTGAAGATAACCAACTGTTTGAGCTAACGCTGGAAGACGAAACCGGTTCGGCCACCGGTCTGCCCACCGGTCCCATTGAGTTTATTGGTCGCGCGGTCGAGATTTAG
- a CDS encoding TrkH family potassium uptake protein, with product MTPFTPLFHRSRDVYRHWAPVFKIMSILWVVLALFMLAPLIILLIEHDPDAPAFGISVLFIVGAAALTWLLTFRATLELKPWQMFILTAASWVTISGFASLPLVLGAPQLTFTNAVFESVSAITTTGSTILVGIEHFSDGLKLWRGLMQWMGGIGIIVMGIAILPFLKVGGMRLFHTESSDWSDKVMPRTGGIAKATLTIYVALTLVAIGSYWTGGMTLLDATVHGMTSLSTGGFANSDASFGAYSGQPWLLWMASFFMLSGALPFVLYIRFIRGSSSALWQDQQVRGLLKLLLTAVLLISLWRVAHGDNWFESLTHVTFNVVSIVTTTGYASDDYTLWGALPMMAFFYLTFVGGCSGSTSGGMKIFRLQIATLMLRNQLHYLIHANGIFTTRYNQQPVTSDISRSVVAFSFFFFITIAALALGLSALGLDLVTALSGAATAVTNVGPGLGDIIGPAGNFASLPDAAKWLLCIGMLMGRLEILTVVVLLTPMFWRR from the coding sequence ATGACACCTTTTACACCGTTGTTTCATCGCAGTAGGGATGTTTATCGGCACTGGGCCCCTGTCTTTAAAATCATGTCGATTCTCTGGGTAGTACTGGCCCTATTCATGCTGGCTCCCCTGATTATATTGCTTATCGAGCATGATCCCGACGCACCCGCCTTTGGTATCTCTGTGCTGTTCATAGTGGGGGCGGCCGCACTTACCTGGCTACTCACCTTCCGGGCCACGCTTGAGCTGAAGCCCTGGCAGATGTTCATTCTGACCGCTGCCAGCTGGGTCACCATCAGCGGTTTTGCCAGCCTACCGCTCGTACTTGGCGCCCCCCAATTGACGTTTACCAATGCCGTCTTTGAATCGGTTTCGGCGATTACCACCACGGGGTCGACCATCCTGGTCGGCATCGAACACTTTTCCGATGGCCTGAAACTGTGGCGAGGGCTAATGCAGTGGATGGGCGGCATCGGCATTATCGTCATGGGCATCGCAATCTTGCCGTTTCTGAAAGTAGGCGGTATGCGGCTGTTCCATACTGAATCATCCGACTGGTCGGATAAAGTGATGCCGCGTACGGGTGGTATCGCCAAAGCAACCCTTACCATTTATGTGGCTTTGACCCTGGTCGCGATTGGCAGTTACTGGACCGGTGGGATGACGCTGTTGGACGCCACCGTACATGGCATGACATCGCTTTCCACCGGCGGATTTGCCAACTCAGACGCCTCCTTTGGGGCCTATAGCGGGCAACCTTGGCTGCTCTGGATGGCCAGCTTTTTCATGCTCAGCGGCGCGCTTCCCTTTGTGCTGTATATCCGTTTCATACGAGGTTCAAGTAGCGCCTTATGGCAAGACCAGCAGGTACGGGGGCTGTTAAAGCTGCTGCTTACCGCGGTTCTGCTTATTAGCCTCTGGCGGGTTGCTCACGGAGATAACTGGTTTGAGTCGTTGACCCACGTCACCTTTAACGTCGTATCCATAGTAACCACCACCGGCTATGCCTCTGACGATTATACGCTTTGGGGTGCACTCCCGATGATGGCATTTTTCTACCTCACCTTTGTCGGAGGCTGCAGCGGTTCGACCAGCGGTGGGATGAAAATCTTCCGCCTGCAGATTGCCACCTTGATGCTGCGTAATCAGTTGCACTACTTGATCCATGCCAATGGCATATTTACCACTCGCTACAATCAGCAGCCGGTAACCAGCGACATTTCACGCAGCGTAGTCGCCTTTTCGTTCTTTTTCTTCATTACCATCGCCGCACTGGCACTAGGCCTTTCCGCGTTGGGACTTGATTTGGTAACCGCCCTTTCCGGTGCCGCCACGGCGGTTACCAATGTAGGTCCCGGCCTGGGTGACATCATCGGCCCTGCGGGCAACTTCGCCTCCCTGCCCGACGCTGCCAAGTGGCTACTATGTATCGGCATGCTGATGGGACGTCTGGAAATTTTGACGGTCGTCGTACTGCTGACCCCGATGTTCTGGCGCCGCTAG
- the trkA gene encoding Trk system potassium transporter TrkA, which translates to MKIIILGAGQVGGTLAEHLAREENDITVVDTDAKKLRDLHTKLDIRTVTGAGSYPIVLRQAGCEDADMLIAVTSSDEINMIACQVAHTLFRTPTKIARVRATAYLTRKGLFAHEAIPIDVLISPEQVVTDHVRRLIEHPGALQVLEFAGGLVQLVAVKAFYGGPLVGQDLAFLRRHMPNVDTRVAAIYRRNRPIIPRGDTVIEADDEVFFLAARRDIRAVMSELRRVERDFRRVVIAGGGNIGERLAEHLEHSHQVKIIEHNLERCTTLSERLDRTVVLHGSATSKRLLEEENIEECDIFCALTNDDEVNIMSSLLAKRLGAKKVLTLINNAAYVDLVQGGEIDIAISPQQATIGSLLTHVRRGDIVNVHSLRRGAAEAIEAIAHGDKQSSKVVGRTIREIDLPEGTTIGAIVRGKEVIIAHGDVMVESGDHVILFVIDKRRIRDVERLFQVGLSFF; encoded by the coding sequence ATGAAGATCATTATTCTCGGCGCCGGCCAGGTCGGCGGCACCTTGGCAGAACACCTCGCCCGTGAGGAGAACGACATCACTGTCGTTGATACCGATGCCAAAAAACTGCGCGACCTGCACACCAAACTCGATATCCGCACCGTGACCGGCGCGGGCTCATACCCCATTGTGCTGCGCCAGGCAGGCTGCGAAGACGCCGATATGTTGATTGCAGTAACCAGCAGCGATGAAATTAACATGATCGCCTGCCAGGTCGCCCACACGCTGTTTCGCACTCCGACCAAGATCGCCCGGGTGCGCGCTACGGCGTATTTAACCCGTAAAGGCCTCTTTGCCCACGAAGCGATTCCCATTGATGTCCTCATCAGCCCCGAGCAGGTAGTCACCGACCACGTGCGCCGCCTGATCGAGCACCCCGGTGCCTTACAGGTGCTGGAGTTTGCCGGTGGCCTGGTACAGCTGGTAGCGGTGAAAGCGTTTTACGGCGGCCCGCTGGTAGGCCAGGATTTAGCCTTTCTTCGCCGCCATATGCCCAACGTGGATACCCGCGTGGCGGCGATCTACCGGCGCAATCGACCGATTATTCCCCGCGGCGATACGGTCATCGAAGCCGACGATGAGGTGTTTTTCCTCGCCGCTCGTCGCGATATTCGTGCGGTCATGAGTGAGCTACGCCGGGTCGAGCGGGATTTCCGCCGCGTGGTGATTGCCGGGGGTGGCAATATCGGCGAACGCTTGGCAGAGCATCTAGAGCATAGCCACCAGGTCAAGATCATCGAGCACAATCTGGAGCGCTGTACCACGCTATCGGAGCGGCTGGATCGCACCGTGGTGCTCCACGGCAGCGCCACCAGCAAGCGCCTGCTGGAAGAAGAGAACATCGAAGAGTGCGATATCTTCTGCGCGCTGACCAACGACGACGAGGTCAATATCATGTCCTCGCTGCTGGCCAAGCGGTTAGGCGCCAAGAAGGTGCTGACGCTGATTAACAACGCCGCTTATGTGGATTTGGTGCAGGGTGGCGAGATCGATATCGCTATTTCGCCCCAGCAGGCGACCATCGGCAGCCTGCTGACGCACGTGCGACGCGGCGATATCGTTAATGTGCACTCGCTGCGCCGGGGCGCCGCCGAAGCGATTGAAGCCATTGCCCACGGTGACAAGCAGTCGTCTAAAGTGGTCGGCCGCACCATCCGCGAGATCGACCTACCGGAAGGCACCACGATTGGGGCAATTGTGCGCGGCAAAGAGGTCATCATCGCACACGGCGATGTGATGGTTGAGAGCGGCGATCACGTGATTTTGTTCGTGATCGACAAGCGCCGCATTCGCGACGTGGAACGCCTGTTCCAAGTTGGCTTATCGTTCTTTTAA
- a CDS encoding DUF4118 domain-containing protein has translation MKDDNIMPLGKSISRSASHFVRRLRAPTPFEILIALASTGAALLIAWGLYAWLALANLSLIFLTAVLTSAVVAGSYAALLSALLGFLTFNFCFTVPHFSFAVEEQEQLLTLLFFLLVALVVGKLAGDSRQRLLELSEARLAEEQERLRSALLSSVSHDLRTPLASIIGAASSLRTLDAQLTQQDRFELLDGVLSESERLNRYIQNLLDMTRLGHGDMKIERDWAAFDDLVSSARKRLGSILDDLQIKQHWPDDLPLLYVHPALIEQALVNVLENAARFSPPNGCIIIEACCSGTDRAGKSGSTKPNTDDTPTLLFSVTDEGPGIPPALRERVFDMFVTGHEGDRSRHGSGLGLAICRGMLGAHAGQIHASQGPAGIGTTITMSLPLPSPREEADNEQ, from the coding sequence ATGAAGGACGACAACATCATGCCGCTTGGCAAATCAATTAGCAGGTCCGCCTCGCACTTCGTTCGTCGGCTGCGCGCTCCCACGCCGTTTGAAATCCTCATCGCCCTGGCGAGTACCGGCGCTGCGCTGCTGATCGCCTGGGGTCTGTACGCTTGGCTGGCACTAGCCAATCTTTCGTTGATCTTTCTTACCGCAGTACTCACCAGCGCTGTTGTGGCTGGGAGCTATGCGGCTTTGCTCAGCGCCCTGCTGGGGTTTCTGACCTTTAACTTCTGCTTTACCGTCCCGCATTTTTCATTTGCGGTCGAAGAGCAGGAGCAGCTACTGACGCTGCTATTCTTCCTATTGGTGGCACTCGTAGTGGGTAAGCTCGCTGGCGATAGCCGACAACGGCTGCTGGAGCTGAGTGAAGCGCGCCTTGCAGAAGAGCAGGAAAGGCTGCGGTCCGCGCTACTCTCATCGGTATCCCACGATTTGCGTACCCCGCTGGCATCAATCATTGGTGCCGCCAGCTCTTTGCGCACCCTGGATGCTCAGTTGACCCAGCAGGATCGCTTCGAGCTGCTGGATGGCGTATTGAGCGAAAGCGAACGGCTAAATCGCTATATACAGAACCTGCTGGACATGACCCGCCTCGGCCATGGCGATATGAAAATCGAGCGTGACTGGGCCGCGTTTGACGACCTGGTCTCATCGGCTCGTAAGCGCCTGGGCAGTATCCTTGATGACCTCCAGATAAAGCAGCACTGGCCTGACGACCTGCCGCTGCTCTATGTGCATCCGGCCCTGATCGAACAGGCCCTGGTCAATGTGCTGGAGAATGCGGCTCGTTTCTCGCCCCCAAATGGCTGCATCATTATCGAAGCCTGCTGCTCCGGCACTGACAGAGCTGGGAAAAGTGGCTCTACTAAGCCCAACACTGATGATACGCCTACCCTGCTATTTTCAGTCACCGACGAGGGCCCCGGAATTCCGCCAGCGCTGAGGGAACGGGTATTCGATATGTTCGTTACTGGCCATGAAGGTGATCGCAGCCGACATGGAAGTGGCCTGGGGCTGGCGATTTGCCGCGGTATGCTGGGCGCCCACGCAGGGCAGATCCACGCCAGTCAAGGGCCCGCAGGGATCGGCACTACGATCACCATGTCACTGCCGCTACCCTCCCCCCGCGAGGAGGCAGACAATGAGCAGTAA